The Labeo rohita strain BAU-BD-2019 unplaced genomic scaffold, IGBB_LRoh.1.0 scaffold_83, whole genome shotgun sequence genome has a segment encoding these proteins:
- the LOC127162062 gene encoding gamma-glutamylaminecyclotransferase C-like encodes MADVFVYGTLKKGQPNYFRMKNTANGQADFLANARTVEPYPLVIATEYNIPFLLNVPGTGHHVYGEIYRVDQKMLEFLDKFEECPKWYQRIKIKLEVQDRDGEGENIVETDVYVKTTNEPEWLQKQTFENYDTNGNHGLKYIDSDTMPTPDTSGTTQQNTTEPNIHTECGVVQNSMTDPQQ; translated from the coding sequence ATGGCTGATGTCTTCGTCTATGGCACACTGAAGAAAGGTCAGCCCAACTACTTCAGGATGAAAAATACTGCCAACGGTCAGGCTGATTTTCTCGCTAATGCTCGAACCGTAGAGCCATACCCACTCGTGATCGCCACCGAATACAACATCCCCTTCCTGCTCAACGTGCCCGGGACAGGCCATCATGTCTATGGTGAGATCTACCGCGTGGACCAGAAGATGCTGGAGTTTCTGGACAAGTTTGAAGAATGTCCTAAGTGGTACCAGCGCATCAAGATAAAGCTGGAGGTGCAGGACAGGGATGGTGAAGGAGAAAACATCGTGGAGACAGATGTGTACGTCAAGACTACAAATGAACCCGAGTGGCTCCAGAAACAAACATTTGAGAATTATGATACAAACGGTAATCACGGACTGAAGTACATAGACAGTGACACCATGCCTACACCGGACACGAGCGGCACGACACAACAAAATACTACAGAACCCAACATCCACACTGAATGTGGCGTGGTGCAAAACAGCATGACAGATCCCCAACAGTAA